In uncultured Fusobacterium sp., a single genomic region encodes these proteins:
- a CDS encoding patatin family protein has translation MKIGVVLEGGGMRGIYTVGVLDAFEKNNFMPDYLIGVSAGASNGVSFISRQKGRSLRINTNYINDKRYLSLYNLLTQGSLFGMDFIFNEVPATDEPFDYKAFFENPCDFKVGVTDALTGKAVFYGKDSLNDGATVLKASASIPLVSKAVVYRGREYFDGGTSSPIPVDEALKDGCDKLIVVLTRDRNFIKPPLKMQGFCSLIMRKYPAMIELLKRHHEVYLENQERIRELEKEGKAFVIAPKTPLLIDRFERKKEKLLKEYHHGFNDGEEFLQNHLKNFISK, from the coding sequence ATGAAAATAGGAGTAGTTTTAGAAGGGGGAGGAATGAGAGGTATCTATACAGTAGGAGTATTAGATGCCTTTGAAAAAAATAATTTTATGCCAGATTATCTTATAGGAGTTTCAGCAGGAGCTTCTAATGGAGTTTCTTTTATATCTAGGCAAAAAGGTAGATCATTGAGAATAAATACTAATTATATTAATGACAAAAGATATTTGAGTTTGTATAATCTTTTAACTCAGGGATCACTTTTTGGAATGGATTTTATTTTTAACGAAGTTCCAGCAACTGATGAGCCTTTCGATTACAAAGCATTTTTTGAAAATCCTTGCGATTTTAAAGTAGGAGTTACAGATGCTTTAACAGGAAAAGCAGTTTTTTATGGAAAAGACTCCTTAAATGATGGAGCTACAGTATTAAAAGCTTCAGCTTCAATTCCTCTTGTATCTAAAGCTGTTGTTTATAGAGGAAGAGAGTATTTTGATGGTGGAACTTCGAGTCCTATTCCAGTAGATGAAGCACTAAAAGATGGATGTGATAAGCTTATAGTAGTTTTAACTAGAGATAGAAACTTTATTAAACCGCCATTAAAAATGCAAGGTTTTTGTTCATTGATTATGAGAAAATATCCAGCTATGATAGAGCTTCTAAAAAGACATCATGAGGTTTATTTAGAAAATCAAGAAAGAATAAGAGAACTAGAAAAAGAGGGAAAAGCCTTTGTAATAGCCCCTAAAACTCCTCTATTAATAGATAGATTTGAAAGGAAAAAAGAGAAATTGTTAAAAGAGTATCACCATGGATTTAATGATGGAGAAGAGTTTTTACAAAATCATTTAAAAAATTTTATCAGTAAATAA
- a CDS encoding FMN-binding protein, with product MEIEKIRKYCVIGFIIVGLACIFVEKANGPKLYTGVGDGFDSEITVEIMAKKNSKGELRISDIKYTHGDTEAIAGPALDELVTKVKNTQSIDVDVVAGATYSSEGFIQALNDACSKIN from the coding sequence ATGGAAATTGAAAAAATAAGAAAATATTGTGTAATTGGGTTTATTATTGTAGGGTTAGCATGTATTTTTGTTGAAAAAGCTAACGGACCTAAACTATATACAGGTGTAGGAGATGGGTTTGACAGTGAAATTACAGTAGAAATTATGGCTAAGAAAAACAGTAAAGGAGAATTAAGAATCTCTGATATAAAATATACTCATGGGGATACTGAAGCTATAGCTGGACCAGCTTTAGATGAACTTGTAACAAAAGTAAAAAATACTCAAAGTATAGATGTTGATGTAGTAGCAGGAGCTACTTATTCTTCAGAAGGATTTATCCAAGCATTAAATGATGCTTGCTCAAAAATAAATTAA